The bacterium genome includes the window CATCTTGATCGTCAGCGTTCGGTGGCACCTGTTGCCATCTTCTGGGTCTGGAACGCTACCGACATTAGTGCTCCCGTCCATCACGCTCGCCTGGCTGTCCCTCGCCACCATCGCGCGGATGAGCCGGTCGGCCGTGCTGGAAGAGGCAGGTCGTGACTACGTGCGGACCGCGCATGCGAAGGGAGTATCGCCCCGGCGCGTGGTCGTCGCGCACCTGCTGCGGAATGCCGCGATCCCTATCCTGACGATCGCGGCCCTCGACATCGCCAACCTCCTCGGCGGGGCGGTGATCACGGAGACCATTTTCGCCTGGCCGGGAATCGGGAGGCTGGCGGTCGAGGCGATCCTGTCCCGCGACTACACAGTCGTGCAGGCCGTGGTGATCGTGGGCACGGCGGTCTTCATCCTCACCAACCTGGTCACAGACGTGCTCTACGGTTTCTTGGACCCGCGGATCGAGCTCGCCGGGGCGCCATCGTAGCCCGGCCACCGACGGTGCCTGCCGCATCTGCGGCGGCAAGCCCTTTCGACGCCGGCGGAGAGCCTGTACGGCGTCGGCGCAGACGGCTGCCGCTCGCGGGTAATGCCGGGATCGGGGTTCTCATCATTGTCGCTCTCGCAGCGCTCGCGGCACCGAACGTGGCGCCCCGAAACCCCCTGGCCCAGAGCCTCGCCGATCGCCTGATGTCGCCGGGGGCGCGCGGGCCTCACGGTGAGGTGTTCTGGCTCGGGACGGATGGATTGGGCCGCGATGTCCTCAGCCGGCTGATCTACGGGGCTCGCGCCTCGCTTGCGGTGGCAAGCCTCGCCGTGGCGTGCTCCGGCGCGCTCGGCGTTTTCTTGGGGCTCACGGCCGGATATTATCGCGGCTTGGTAGGCGCGGTGTTGATGCGGTTCGTGGATCTCGTGCTGTCCATTCCCTTCTTGCTGCTTGCCATCGCGGTCGTTGCCGCGCTCGGCCCCGGCTTGGAGCACACCGTGCTTGTCCTAGGGCTCACTCGGTGGCCGCGGTACGCGCGGGTCGCGTTCGCGCAGACCCTCGCCGGCCGGTCGCGGGAATTCGTTGAAGCGGCCCGCGCCCTCGGCGGTACGGATCTTCGCGTCATGCTGCGCCACGTGCTGCCTGAGGTGCTCCCCTCCGTCATAGTCGTCAGCACGTTGGAGATTGGCCTGATGATCGTCTACGAGGCGGCACTTTCGTTCCTCGGTCTTGGCGTTCAGCCGCCGACGCCCAGTTGGGGCAACATGCTCGCCGATGGGCGCGCCTACCTGGCGACGGGGTGGTGGCTGGCGACGTTCCCGGGCCTCGCGATCATGATCACGGTGCTCGGCGCCAACCTGCTTGGCGATGCGGTGCGAGACCGGCTCGACCCCCGCGTGCTGTGATTGAAGGAACATATCCGCGGGCTCAACGAATAAGCGTTAGGGATCCCCCTCGCAGAGGTGAAGCCAATCGAGTACCGTCAGTTGGGACGCTCGGGGCTGCGCGTGTCCGTGTACGGCCTCGGATCTGACGGTATCGATCGAAGACCACGCCGGCCTGTACGCCATCCCGATCTTCGATGATGCATTTCTCGCGACGTTCGAAGATCTCGAGCCGCGTGAACTCACGGGCGTAATCCGGGTCGCGCGCACCTGCGAACAGCGGATCGCTGCGGGCGACATCCTGCCTCCGGAGGTGGTCGAGCGGACGCCTTGGCCCGAGCGCGTGGGTCCGCGACTCGCCCGGGCCAGGGACCGCGTCCGGGCCACCCTCGCCGGTTTGGCGGGTTGACCGTCCTCTATCGTCTGACTGGCCGCTCGGCGGGTTTCGCCAACGCGGGCGCGACCTCACGGAGCAGCAAGTCGAGCTGGCCGCGCTGATCCCATGAGGTCAGCCTCACCGTGATCTCCTGCACGCCCGCGTCGAAGTACGCTTGGAGCTGCTTGATGCACTGCTCCGGAGTGCCGGCGGCCGTCCACGCCTCCACGAACGGCCGCGAAAAGTTGGCCGTGTAATAGGCATTCAGGAACTTCGTACTCTCCTCCAGGGCCGCGTCTCGATCGGGTCGGATGTTGATGTTGTGGTAGAGGATGTTCCCGAGCGCATCCGGATCCCGCCCCTCCTCCCGTGCCATTCGCCGAATGATCCCCCACTGGTCGGCGAACACGGCCGGTGGAATCTTGTTCGTCATCCAGCCATCCGCCAAGCGGGCCACCCGCCGGAATGCTCGGTCCACGGTCCGCGCATCCACCGCCTGCCCCACCTTGTACGTGACCGTCGTCGGGTTGTTGGCGATCCAGATCGGCACGGGCTTCTGCACGGGGCGGGGCTCGATCGTCACGCCGTCCACCTGGTAGTGCCGCCCCTGATGCGTCACGCGCTCCTCGTTGAGCAGCCGGCGAACCAGCACGATCCCTTCCTCGAGGCGGCCGATCCGCTCTCCGGCGAGGATGCCCATTGTTCGGTGCTCGAGCGCCTGGGCCGCGCTCATCTCGTTTCCTCCTCCGAGACATGCGATCAACAGCGCGCGTCCTTTGGACAGGACGTCCAGGCTCGCCCACTGATAAGCCAGAAGGACAGGGTGGCGATGCGCGAACGTGGCCATGCAGGCGACGCCGAGGCGGGCCCGCCTGGTGCGAGCGGCGAGCGCGCCGAGAAGGACGATGGACTCGAGCCGCGGCTTTGCGAGGATACTATCCCCCACGTGGAGGCTCTGGAATACCCCCGAGGTATCCGCCAGCTCGCCCAACGCCAGTAGTTCGTCCGACGTGATCGCGCCCAGGAGAACGCCTCGGTTCGGCAGGGTCAGACCCAAAGCCCCCATGTGTCGCCTCCTCTTCAGACCCTCAGCCTGGATCGCACATGTGGAATCTCTGACGTGGGTTGCCGTATGCCGTAGCGGTTCGTCACTGGCGAGCAGGGAACCTCGGAGCCACGGCGGAATTGTGCGGCGCCTCCTCGTTGGGGCCGAACGTCAGGATGATCGGCGGCCCGGGACACGTTGTTACTGACGGGTGCGGAAGCATGGCATCCCAGCTATCCGTGGGGGAGGGGTCGATGCGTCTGGGCTTCGTGTCCGCATGCGTGCTGCTCACCGGTATCCTGGGGCTCGCTCCGCAGCCCCCGCTCCAGGCGCAGTCACTCCCGGTGATCCGGGTGCCGATTCTGGCCTCCGGGATCACCAGCGTGTTGCAGGTGGTCTCGAATGAGCGGCACCTGGACCGGGCGCACGGCTTCCAGTTCAAGACGTCCGCGCCCTACGAGTCGCTCGACGCATACTACGCGGATTTTCTTGCCGGCCAGTTTGATGTCGAGGGCGGGATCTCGGAGAGCTACGCCGTGCGGTTCCTGCGCGGGGCCCCCGTTCAGCTGATGGCCACGCTCGTCAGCGCGGGCGCCTCCCTCCTGGCAAAGGATCCTGCGATCTCCACGGTTGCTGCGCTCCGGGGGCGCACCCTCGCGGCGCCGCTCACCTCAGGCCGGTACGTGATCCTGCGAGGATTGCTCCTCAAGTACTACGGGTTCGATCTCGAGCGAGACGCCAAAGTGATCGGCGTGCCCAATCCGAGCGCGGGTATCACGTTCGTCCTGGCGGGTCGGGCCGACGCCGCGTTGTCCTGGGAACCGATCGTCAGTTCCGCCCTCCTTCAGAATCCCGCGCTGCGGCTCGTCCTGGACACTCGGATCGAGTATCGTACCCGGACGGGACGCGAGCTCTACCAGGTCGTTCTGGCCGGGCAGCGGGATGCGATCCGCGGAAACCCCGTCCTCATGCGACAGGTGATTGCCGCCTACCGCGACGCCGCCGAGTTCATGCAACGCGACCCAGATGCCGCAGCCACCCTCGTCGCCCAGCACTCAGATATCTCGCGGGACGCATTCCTCCAGGCGGTCCGCTCCCGCCGCATCGCTTTCGCCGTCCAATCGTTTACCGATCCGGTGGCGCGGCGGGCGATCCTCGACGAGTTCGCGATTTTGGAAACCCTGAAATTCATTCCAAACGGCATCCCCGATGAGTTCTTTGCCCGCTTCTAGCCCGGGGCGCCCCGCAGCCCGGACCCTGAGCGCGCGAGTCTTCCGGCCTGGCGAGGAATCATGAACGGCGGCATCCGCCACCCCCCAGGTGTGCTCCTGGGGACGCTGCGGGGCTGGGGGGATACGTTGATCGTTGTCCTCGCCATCGTCGTGGCGCTCCACGTCGGCAGCCTCTTTGTGCCAAGGTATATCCTGCCGACGATTCCCGAGATCCTGCGGGCGACCGGACGCATCCTCACCGGCGACACCCGCGATATCGCCACGACCCTGCTGCGGTTGTTCGAAGGAGTTCTCGCCGCGTTCTTGCTGGGGTCCCTGCTCGGCATTGCGATGGGGGCGCTGCCCGCGGTCGCGCGCTTCGCGAGGCCATTCCTCAACATCCTCGTGGCCATTCCCGCGCTCAATTGGATCCTGTTTGCTGTGCTGTGGTTCGGGGCTGCGGAGGTGCGCGTCTTCTTCGTCGTGGTGATCATCTCGCTGCCGTTCTATGCCCTCAACGTCTATGAGGGCATTCGCGGGTTGCCCGCCGACCTCCTCGAGGCGGTGGAAGCATTCCGGCCGACGCGGGCGCAGACGGTGCGTATCCTGCTCGTGCCGCACACGGTTCCGTACATCATCATGACTACCAAATCGGTGCTCGGCTACGCGATCCGCATCACGATCTTCGCCGAACTGATCGGCACCGCGGTCGGCATCGGCGCCAGGCTCAATGCCGCCCAGTCACAATTTAAGATCGATGCCGTTTTCGCGTGGACCGCGATCCTGGTCCTCATCAACGTCGTGCTTCAGGCCGGTTTGGAGGTGGTGGACCGCCGCCTGCTGCGTTGGCGGCCGGAGCAGACAGTCCGGTGATACCATCGGGGGAGATGCCCGCGCCGACCCCCGCCGTGACGGTGCGCGATGTCTGGAAAACATTTGGCGACATTGTGGCCGTGCAGGGACTATCGTTCGCGGTCCTGCCTCGCGAGATCGTGGCAAGTGTCGGCGTCACCGGGGCTGGGAAATCGACGGCGCTGCGGATGGTGATGGGGTCAATTGGAGCAGACCGCGGAGAGGTCAGGGTGCTCGGCCACGATCCGGTTCGCGAGCTGGCGGTGCTTCGCGGCAAGATCGCTCCGGTGTTTCAGACGGACCGCCTTCTGCCGTGGCGGACCGCGCTTGAGAACGCCGCGCTCGGCCTTGAGATCCTCGGGGTGCCGCATCAGGAGCGTATCGAACGAACCCGGGAGTGGCTGGTCCGGCTCGGGCTCAGGAACGCGACGGGCCGCCTCCCGCACGAACTGTCGGGTGGCATGCGCCAGCGCGTGAGCCTGGCCAGGGCATTCGCGCTCGACCCTCAGGTCTTATTGCTCGACGAGGCCTTCAGCCATCTGGACGAAGTCACTGCCGCGAGCGTGCGGGCGGACTTCCTCGCGCTCGTTCGGCCGCTCGGCACCGCTGTGCTGCTCGTCACCCACAGCGTCGCGGAGGCCGTGGAGGTCGCCGACCGCGTCCTCGTCTTCGGCCGCCCCGCGCATGTTCTCGCCGAGATCCCGATCACTCCGGACGTCCGCGGGGACCCGATCGCCCGCGATCGGGTCCACCGGGAGATCCTTGCTCAGATTGAAGCAGCGATATAATCGACGCCGAGATGGCCAGCCCGGATCCTAGACGCGCTCCCACCTCCAGATCTTGTGTTGCAGCGGGCCGCCATTGCCTTCCATTTTGAACCCATCGCCTAACAAGTTGACCAATCCCTGGGGCCGTAGCAGGGCCTTTCCATCGCTAAACTCACCGACGGGTTTCCAGAATGCTGCAAACTCCTTCTTCCCTTCGCGTACCCTCAGGGAGCGCTCCGCATAGAAAGCAGGATCGTCAAAGGCAGCCTGATATACAAACACGATCTGGTGACGCAGTTGACCGTTTGTTAGGAAGACGTTCTCGATAACGCCAAGGCGGTCGACATTTCGGATCTCCGCGCCGAGTTCTTCCCTGATTTCACGAACAACGCAGTCGTAGGTCGTCTCTCCGAGTTCAACCGTGCCCCCGGGCAGCTTGTAGCTTGTCTGGTCGGTGTCGCGCTCAACGTGCTCAATGACGAGAAGCCGGTCTGCATGTCCAAAGGCGCATACGGCCTTGACCTTTACGCCTTTCCCGACCCGGCCGGCCTCCCCCACTGCCTACTGGACCTTTGTCGGCGCGAATCTCATCGACGCCGTCCGGTGGAGCATCTGCACGGACGTTTCACGACGCCTGCGAAGCATGACGTGTACACTTCGCTTGAGTTTCGGCGGGTAGACACTACATCCTCCATCTGGCGCCCACGTACACCCGAACCGTCCGCATTTCTTCACACACCTTTTGCATTTGGCCGCCGCCGTCCCCGGAACACCCTGACCCTTGTTCACCTCGGGTAGCGAAGGCAGGGGGCGGCACTGGAAAACCGCTATAATACGGTTGCGGGAAATGAGGAAGGCTTCGACAAATCCAAGTGTGAGAGGGCGTTCGCCATTTTGGATGAGGCTTCTCCTGGGTCGGCAACCGAACGGAAAAGAATGCGCGCCGATGAGCCGTGGCCTGAGGCCGGGCGAAGAATCCTACGGGTCCACTTTCTGGGTATGTTGGCAAACGAAGACGCCACCCGCAGGGGAAATGACATTGAGGCGCTCCATGACATGCGCGTCGCGAACCGCCGCCAGAGGGCCATCTTCCGAATCGTGGCGCCGTATTTCAAGCGCGAAGCGATTCGCGCATTTCGAGACGAATTGCGGACGCTGGCCGGGCGTCTGGGCGCCGTGCGCGATCTCGACGTGTTGATTGACGCGGCGGACGACTATCGACGGCCTTCGGGCGTCGACACCCCGTCGGCGCTCGAGCCCTTGCTTGACGAGTGGCGCAAACGGCGTGCCACTGCCCGCGATGAGTTGTTGACGTATCTGAATGGCGACGACTATCGGGCGTTGATACAACGGTACATGGTATTTCTTTCGTCAACGGGCGCCGGGGTGAAAGAAGCCGCCCCTGGCGGCCCACCTCAGCCCAGTCTTGTCCGGCACATCCTGCCCGCCAAAATTTGGAGGCAATACGGCAAGGTGCGGGCCTATGAGACGGTGCTGGAGCAGGCGTCCATCAAGACGCTCCATGCTCTACGGATCGAAGGGAAACGCCTGCGATATTTGCTGGAATTCTTTAGCGAGCTGCTGGGGCCTGACGCGGCCGAGGCCACTGAGGCGTTGGTCGCTTTGCAAGATCATCTTGGCGAGCTGCATGATTCAGATGTAGCGATTGGGCTCCTTCGTGATTTCTTAATGCGCGGCGCGCAACCCCCCCCAAGCCCGGTGGTGGCCGACTCCGTCGGACGATACCTCAATGTCAAACTGGCCCGGCTGCGTACCCTTCAACGCACGGTCAAACGGCCGTGGCGGCAAATAACCCGCAAACGCTTTCGAAAATTATTGGCCCGGATGGTAGCGGAACTCTAGTAGGTCGGACGCTCAGAGGGCCCCCAGCGCACGGAGGATCTTGGGGCGGACGAGCCAGTCGAGCCGACCCCCCAGCGCCGGCGGCCCGGGCACGTCGACGTACGCCACCCCGCCCTTCCGGAGGGTGAACCGATCGCCGGCCGCGCTCCCCAACAATCGCGCCAGGAGCGCCGAGAGCATCGGCTCGTGCCCAACGATCGCGATCGTTTTATCTGTGGCATACCGCGACAACGCCACGAGGATCTCGTCGGGGCTCCCGCGGACGAGGGCCGGCTCGGTGGTCGGGCTGATCCGGCCCCAGGCTTTGGCGGCGATTTCGGCCGTGTCCGCGGCCCGAGGAAGCGGGCTCGTGAGCAGCACGTCGGGACGCCCGCAGATCTGGACCAAACCGCGCGCCGCCTCCTTGAAGCGCCGCTTCCCGCTCTCGGTGAGCGGGCGCTCGTCATCCGGTACGTCCGGCGTTCCCCGAGGGACGGCAATTGCGTGGCGTATGATTACGAGCTTCACGGCGTCCTCCGCGAGTTGGTTCTCCCGCCTCACTATAGCAATGAGCCCACCGGGGGGCAATGCGCTCGGGAGGCTAATTACCTGCCGTCCGCGGCTTGACGCCGGCCTTACGGGCGGGATACCCTATCGTGGGCGGACGTCTCCGCGCTCGATCTTCGTTACCGTCCGGCATCATGTTGGCTTCCGACCGATGTACGAGGTGTAAGGTTATCGGCGAACGTCTTGAGGCGTTGAGAGTAAGGAGGTCCTTATGACCGACGGATCCCTCACCCCCACGGTCGGTATCCGCTGGGGCGTCCGGGATGATGTGGCTTCGCGCGACCCTTCGACGTTGGCCTTCAGCGTCGCCGCCCCCCAGGCATTCGTCAATCGTGAGTTGTCGTGGCTCGAGTTCAATCGGCGCGTGCTCGAGGAGGCGGAAGACCCGACGGTGCCGCTCCTCGAACGCGTAAAGTTCCTGTCGATCTTTAGCTCCAACCTAGACGAGTTTTTCATGATCCGGGTCGCCGGGCTGAAGCGACAGGCGCCCGCCGGCGCAGAGGCTGCCGAAGCCGATGGACTGACCCCCGCCCAGACGCTCTCGGCAGTCTCCCAACGCGTGCACGAACTGGTCCAGATGCAGCATCGGTGCTTCCTGCGGGACATCCTGCCCCTGCTTTCTGCGGAGGGCGTCGAGATCGTGCGACCAACGGAGCTCTCCCAGGCGCAAGCGCAGTTTGTCGATGAGTACTACCATCGAATGCTGCTGCCCGTGGTGATGCCCCTGGCGATCGATCCAAGCCATCCATTCCCGCGCCTTGTGAACCGGGCACTGTACCTGGTCGTCTCGCTGCGGGCGTCGGCGCCATCGGCGCTCCCTCCCGCGGCTTTGGCGGTCGTTCACATTCCGGCCCAGGTCGTCCCTCGCTTCGTCGCGCTCCCTGCGCCGAAGGGCAAATATGCGTTCATCCTTCTCGAGGACGTGATCCGTCTCCACCTCCCTGAGCTCTACCACGGGTATGAGATCCTCTCGTGTCAGACGGTCCGGGTGACACGCGACGCCGACATCCAGCTCCCCGAAGCGCAAGCCGAGGACCTGCTGACCGAGGTCGAGGCGGGCCTGCGGCAGCACAAGAGGGGGGCCGCCGTGCGCCTCCAGTACGACCCAGACTTGCCGGCTGGGGTGCTGGCCCGCCTGGTCGACGAGCTTGATCTCGAGCCGGACGACCTCTACTCAGGCGAAGGTTTTACGGCTTTCACCCATCTCGCGCAGCTCTACTCGGCCGTCGACCTGCCGCATCTCAAGGACCGCCCGCTCGTGCCGCACTCAGTGACCGCCTTCGAGAACGCGCCCGACGTGTGGAGCGCGATCCGGTCCGGAGACATCATTGTCCACCACCCATATCACACCTTCGATGCGGTCACTCGCTTCGTGCACGAGGCCGCTCGAGATCCGAAAGTGCTCGCCATCAACATGACGCTGTACCGGGTCAGCCTGAACTCGCCGATCGCCCAGGGGCTGATCCTGGCTGCCGAGGCCGGGAAGGAGGTCGTGGTGCTCGTCGAGCTACGGGCGCGATTCGACGAGGAAGCCAACATCCGCTGGGCCCGGGCGCTCGAACGAGTGGGGGCTCACGTCGTGTACGGTCTGGCCGGGTACAAGACCCACGGGAAGGCGTGCCTTGTTGTCCGCCAGGAGGCGGACGGGCTCCGCCGCTACTGCCACCTCGCCACCGGCAACTACAATGTCCGAACCGGCGGGATCTATGAAGACTTTGGCCTCTTCACGTGCCGAGAGACGTTTGGCGAGGACCTGACGGAGCTCTTCAATCTGCTCACAGGATACACACGCCCCAAGGATTTCAACCACCTTGTGATCGCACCCACCGGCCTCCGCGAGTTTCTCGTGGGCCGGATTCGACGGGAAGCGGCTCACGCGCGGACCGGCCGGCCGGCGCGGTTGATCGCGAAGATGAACAGTCTCGTCGACCAGGTGCTTATCGAGGAGCTCTATGCCGCCAGCAAGGCGGGTGTTCAGATCGACCTGATCGTCCGGAGCATCTGCTGCCTTCGGCCCGGCGTGCCAGATCTATCCGACAGGATCAAGGCGATCTCAATCGTCGACCGGTATCTCGAGCATGCCCGTGTGTATTATTTCGAGAACGGCGGGGAGCCAGAGTACTGGCTGGGCTCCGCGGATTGGATGCCTCGGAACCTGGACGACCGCGTGGAGGTAGCTTTCCCCGTGATCGATCCAGCCCTGCAGCGAGAGTTGCGGCAGATCCTGGAGATCCAGCTCGCGGATACAGAGAAAGCGCGGGTCATCTTGCCCGACGGGCGGTCGGAGCGGATCCGTCCTAACGGCCGCCCCAGTGTACGTTCTCAGGTGCAGCTGTACGAACTGGCCGGGTCGGCGCATTCTGTCGCGCAGAGACCCCCCGCCCATCCCGCCGATTCTATGGGCTGGCCTCGGTCAAATTGGCGCAGGGCAATAGGCGACGGGTCAGATTCGTGAACAGCAGGTCGGTGCTCGCCCGACGGGGACGCGGGCTACGGAGGAGGTCACGCAAACAGGAGGAGCCTTGTGAACGTTCTTGTTGTTGATGTAGGTGGCACCAGCGTAAAGATCCTCGCCACCGGGCAATACGAGCCTCGGAAGTTCCCCTCCGGGCCGACGCTGACGCCCGAAACAATGGTCTCCCGAGTCAAGGAGCTCGCGGGGGACTGGATGTACGACGTGGTGGCGATTGGCTACCCAGGACCGGTTCTCCGAGATCGGCCCGTCGCCGAGCCGCACAACCTCGCCTTGGGGTGGGTAGGATTCGACTACCAAGCCGCATTTGGGCGCCCGGTCAAAATCATCAATGATGCGGCCATGCAGGCCCTTGGGAGCTTCAGGGGAGGGAAGATGCTTTTCCTCGGTCTCGGCACCGGTCTCGGTTCCGCACTGATCGTGGACGGTATCGTGGAGCCCATGGAACTAGGCCATCTTCCCTACAGGCGTGGTACCTACGAGGACTACGTGGGCGTTCGAGGTCTGGATCGCCTGGGCAAGCGAAAATGGCGGAAGCGTGTCTGGGACGTGGTTGCCCGCCTAGTTGCCGCCTTGGAACCCGACGATGTGGTGATTGGGGGCGGAAACGCAAGGAAACTCAAGGAGTTGCCTGAGGGCTGCCGGCTGGGCGACAACGCCGACGCCTTCATTGGAGGGTTTCGCCTTTGGGAGGGAGCGAGGGCAGCCCCTGAGCACCCGCAGGTAGCGCTAGAAGGGGTGGTGTTGTCCAACACACCGCGCTAGAGTGCCGGCGGGAACAGGTCCTTCCGTCTACGTGTCCTCCCCCGTTTGGCCCGAACCGCCTTGCCTGCCAAGTGCCCGTCAAAGGACTGTCTCATTTTCTTAGAGAAGTGACCGGCATCCAAGACCTCCTAGGCTCCTCATGACGCCGGCCCGCGTACGTCTTAGGTCCCAAGTCTCCCGGCCCGCGGCCCGAAGCGCGCACGCCTCGAACGCCGCCTCGCCTGCCGGGCTTAGGGTGCGGCCTCACACCTTCTACGGCGTGCCGCCCCGCGACGAGGCCAGAGGCGCCCGGACCGATGTGGCCTTTCTCGGCGTGCCCTTCGACCTTGGCACGACGCTCAGGCCTGGGGCGCGCTTTGGCCCTGAGGCTGTGCGCGCCGCGTCGGCCTGGTGGCAGTACGCGCGGGACGAGGAAGGCCAGGCAGCCCGCGACGGGACAGGCCCCCGCCCCGCCGAGGGCTGGTACGATCTTGACCGTGGGCGGTGGATCTTGCGCGGGGTGACGATGGCCGACTGGGGCGATGTCCGGATCACTCCTACAGATATCGCCACCAACCTCGACCGCATCACCGAGTGCGTCCGCGCGATCCTAGACGGAGGTAGCCTGCCCGTGGTCGTCGGAGGAGACCACGCGGTCACCTATCCCGCTATCCGGGCATTCGCCGGCCGCGGCCCACTGCATGTGATCCAGTTCGACAGCCATCAAGACTTCGTGGACGAGCGGCATGGGGTCCGCCTCGGTCACGGCAACGTGATGCGCCGCGCTTCCGAGCTGCCGTTTCTGCGGGGCATCTCGCAGATCGGACTTCGGGGGCTGCAGAAATACCCCGAGCCGCTCGAGGCCGCCCGCCGGTACGGCGTCAAGGTCGTCACCGCCACAGAGCTGCGCGGCAGCGGGCCTCGGCTCGCGGCCGCTCGTGTGCCGACCGGCGCCCGCTGCTACCTGACCCTCGACATCGACGTCCTGGACATCGCGTCCGCACCGGGCACCGGGACGCCGGAGCCCGGCGGCCTTACATTTCCAGAGGTGCGCGACGCGGTCCGCGCGATCGCGCGCCGCTGCCGGATCGTCGGGCTTGATCTCGTCGAGGTCTCGCCGCCGTACGACTGGGCGGAGGTCACCGCGCGCGAGGCCGCGCGGCTGCTGCTCGACGTTCTCAGTGCGATCTTCGATCGGGGCTCGGGGCCCACAGGGGTGAGCCGGCACGCGCAGGGGATGCGCAGCCGGCCGGGCCGGACCGCACGTATCCGGGGGTAGAGGAGGGGGAGCATGAGCGGCGCAGGGGGAGGCGCAAGGATCACGCGGCGGAGGTTTCTGCGTGGCATGGCCGCGGGCGGGGCCGCGGTGGGCGCGGGTGCTGCAGGGCTCGGCGGGCTGTTCCGGGCGGGACGGGCCGCAGCGGCGGTGGGTGCGGACACCTTGGTTGTGGCTCAATCCACATCCGTGCAGACCTTCGACCCGCAGATCGTGTACGATAACACCGTCGCCATTACGCGCGGGATCTATGAACCGCCGGTGGGCCTCGACGGCAGTACGCCCCGGATCATCCCCAAGCTGTTGACCTCCTGGAGTGCTTCGGCGGACATCAAGCAATGGACACTGAAGCTCCGCCCCGGGGTGAAGTTCCACGACGGGTCGGATTTCACCGGCGAGGCCGTCAAGGTGACTTTGGAGCGCCTGATCAAGATCAACCGCGGCTTCGCGTACGCGTTCAAGCCGATCGTCACCGGCGTAGACGTCCTAGACCCCCTGACGGTCCGCATCACCCTCAACACCCCGGACGCCTCGTTCATGGCCAAGCTTGCGTCGACCTCCGGCAACCTGATCGTGAGCCCGCGGGCCGTACGGGTGCACACCAACGGCGGCGATCTGGCGCAGGGCTACCTCAAAGAGCATACTGTCGGGACCGGCCCGTACATGCTTCAGAGCTACGACAAAGGGGCCCAACAGGTCGTGCTCAAGCAGTTCCCGGGGTACTGGGGGGGCTGGTCAGGATCGCACGTGAAGCGCATCATCTTCAAGATCGTTCCGGAGGCGTCCACCCAGCGCTTGATGCTGGAGCGAGGCGACGCCGATATCGGGACGATCGTCGCACCGGACCTCATCGACGCACTGGCCAAGCAGCCGGGCATCACGATCAACGAGAGCCCGACGATGCGGATCTTCTACATCGCGATGCACTGTCAGCGCGAGCCGCTCAAGGACGTGAAGATCCGGCAGGCGATCTCGTATGCGTTCGACTACGAGGGAGCGAAGCAGGCGATCTTCAACGGCCGGCTGGCGCCGCTCAACGGGCCGCTGCCCGATAACGATCCTGCCCACCTGTCGCCGGCGGACAAGCCCTACCGCTTCGATATGGCGAAGGCCAAACAGCTGCTCAGCGAGTCGAGCAAGCCGACCGGCGGATTCACCCTGAGCCTGAGCCTGTTCCAGGGCGACCCGACGTTTCGGAAGGCGGCGGAGATCCTCCAGGGGAACCTGAAGGACCTCAACATCAACG containing:
- a CDS encoding ABC transporter permease, which encodes ILIVSVRWHLLPSSGSGTLPTLVLPSITLAWLSLATIARMSRSAVLEEAGRDYVRTAHAKGVSPRRVVVAHLLRNAAIPILTIAALDIANLLGGAVITETIFAWPGIGRLAVEAILSRDYTVVQAVVIVGTAVFILTNLVTDVLYGFLDPRIELAGAPS
- a CDS encoding ABC transporter permease; translated protein: MAPRNPLAQSLADRLMSPGARGPHGEVFWLGTDGLGRDVLSRLIYGARASLAVASLAVACSGALGVFLGLTAGYYRGLVGAVLMRFVDLVLSIPFLLLAIAVVAALGPGLEHTVLVLGLTRWPRYARVAFAQTLAGRSREFVEAARALGGTDLRVMLRHVLPEVLPSVIVVSTLEIGLMIVYEAALSFLGLGVQPPTPSWGNMLADGRAYLATGWWLATFPGLAIMITVLGANLLGDAVRDRLDPRVL
- a CDS encoding ABC transporter permease subunit, which encodes MNGGIRHPPGVLLGTLRGWGDTLIVVLAIVVALHVGSLFVPRYILPTIPEILRATGRILTGDTRDIATTLLRLFEGVLAAFLLGSLLGIAMGALPAVARFARPFLNILVAIPALNWILFAVLWFGAAEVRVFFVVVIISLPFYALNVYEGIRGLPADLLEAVEAFRPTRAQTVRILLVPHTVPYIIMTTKSVLGYAIRITIFAELIGTAVGIGARLNAAQSQFKIDAVFAWTAILVLINVVLQAGLEVVDRRLLRWRPEQTVR
- a CDS encoding ABC transporter substrate-binding protein, whose amino-acid sequence is MRLGFVSACVLLTGILGLAPQPPLQAQSLPVIRVPILASGITSVLQVVSNERHLDRAHGFQFKTSAPYESLDAYYADFLAGQFDVEGGISESYAVRFLRGAPVQLMATLVSAGASLLAKDPAISTVAALRGRTLAAPLTSGRYVILRGLLLKYYGFDLERDAKVIGVPNPSAGITFVLAGRADAALSWEPIVSSALLQNPALRLVLDTRIEYRTRTGRELYQVVLAGQRDAIRGNPVLMRQVIAAYRDAAEFMQRDPDAAATLVAQHSDISRDAFLQAVRSRRIAFAVQSFTDPVARRAILDEFAILETLKFIPNGIPDEFFARF
- a CDS encoding NUDIX domain-containing protein, producing the protein MGEAGRVGKGVKVKAVCAFGHADRLLVIEHVERDTDQTSYKLPGGTVELGETTYDCVVREIREELGAEIRNVDRLGVIENVFLTNGQLRHQIVFVYQAAFDDPAFYAERSLRVREGKKEFAAFWKPVGEFSDGKALLRPQGLVNLLGDGFKMEGNGGPLQHKIWRWERV
- a CDS encoding ATP-binding cassette domain-containing protein, which codes for MPAPTPAVTVRDVWKTFGDIVAVQGLSFAVLPREIVASVGVTGAGKSTALRMVMGSIGADRGEVRVLGHDPVRELAVLRGKIAPVFQTDRLLPWRTALENAALGLEILGVPHQERIERTREWLVRLGLRNATGRLPHELSGGMRQRVSLARAFALDPQVLLLDEAFSHLDEVTAASVRADFLALVRPLGTAVLLVTHSVAEAVEVADRVLVFGRPAHVLAEIPITPDVRGDPIARDRVHREILAQIEAAI
- a CDS encoding LLM class flavin-dependent oxidoreductase, which produces MGALGLTLPNRGVLLGAITSDELLALGELADTSGVFQSLHVGDSILAKPRLESIVLLGALAARTRRARLGVACMATFAHRHPVLLAYQWASLDVLSKGRALLIACLGGGNEMSAAQALEHRTMGILAGERIGRLEEGIVLVRRLLNEERVTHQGRHYQVDGVTIEPRPVQKPVPIWIANNPTTVTYKVGQAVDARTVDRAFRRVARLADGWMTNKIPPAVFADQWGIIRRMAREEGRDPDALGNILYHNINIRPDRDAALEESTKFLNAYYTANFSRPFVEAWTAAGTPEQCIKQLQAYFDAGVQEITVRLTSWDQRGQLDLLLREVAPALAKPAERPVRR